One segment of Acidianus sp. HS-5 DNA contains the following:
- a CDS encoding aminotransferase class I/II-fold pyridoxal phosphate-dependent enzyme, whose amino-acid sequence MRDSTKAVKEYIEDSTKAITTPIYQTVAFMFPEGEKFRYSRESNPTTLELGKKIAELEGAEIGIAFSSGMGAITTTLLSLLSPGKSLLVTMDMFGRSLRFCKDFLSNWGVKVTISKPGNENLLELAKNHFDVIFIENITNPLLRVINLPEISKIAKENNSLLVVDSTFATPINQKPIEFGADIVIHSASKFIAGHNDVIAGLSAGKEELMKNVDLMRRTMGTSLEPFPAYLVIRGMKTLKVRMDVINRNAEQIAEFLEDHPKVTRVYYPGLKSHPDNEIARKVLKGFGGVVSFEVRGGKEEAIKVMNSTKVIIPAQSLGGVNSLISHPPTMSHRTLTAEERKIIGINDSLLRLSVGIEDVEDLIEDLDQALGKI is encoded by the coding sequence GTGAGAGACTCAACTAAGGCTGTAAAAGAGTATATTGAAGACTCAACTAAGGCAATAACTACGCCAATTTATCAAACAGTAGCATTTATGTTTCCTGAAGGAGAGAAATTTAGGTATTCTAGAGAATCTAATCCAACAACCTTAGAATTGGGGAAGAAAATTGCCGAGCTTGAAGGAGCTGAAATTGGTATTGCTTTCTCTTCAGGAATGGGAGCAATTACTACAACACTATTAAGCCTTCTCTCTCCAGGAAAATCATTACTAGTAACAATGGATATGTTCGGTAGGAGTTTGCGTTTTTGTAAAGACTTCTTATCAAACTGGGGAGTTAAAGTAACTATTAGTAAACCAGGGAATGAGAACTTACTTGAGTTAGCTAAAAATCATTTTGATGTAATATTCATAGAGAATATAACTAATCCGTTACTTCGCGTTATTAATTTACCAGAAATTTCAAAGATCGCTAAGGAAAATAATAGCCTCTTAGTTGTTGATTCAACTTTTGCAACTCCTATAAACCAAAAGCCCATAGAGTTTGGAGCTGATATTGTTATACACAGCGCATCTAAATTCATTGCAGGACATAACGACGTGATAGCCGGACTTTCAGCAGGTAAAGAGGAACTTATGAAAAACGTCGACCTAATGAGGAGAACTATGGGAACCTCTCTTGAACCTTTCCCTGCATACTTGGTAATAAGAGGTATGAAAACGCTCAAAGTGAGAATGGATGTTATAAATAGGAATGCGGAACAGATTGCAGAATTTTTAGAAGATCATCCTAAAGTTACTAGAGTTTACTATCCAGGGTTAAAATCTCATCCTGATAATGAGATAGCCAGAAAAGTTCTCAAAGGTTTTGGCGGAGTAGTAAGCTTTGAGGTTAGGGGAGGCAAGGAAGAGGCTATCAAAGTTATGAATTCTACTAAAGTTATAATCCCTGCACAAAGTTTGGGAGGAGTCAACTCATTAATTTCACATCCACCCACAATGAGCCATAGAACTTTAACAGCGGAGGAGAGGAAGATAATAGGTATTAATGATTCATTACTGAGATTATCTGTAGGGATAGAAGACGTTGAGGATTTAATTGAGGATTTAGACCAAGCTTTAGGCAAAATTTGA
- a CDS encoding DUF1152 domain-containing protein, with amino-acid sequence MKALVFGIGGGGDILSALLPYTYYRKLGYEVKLGAVVWERYVEDPLPGPICKEDLTNFDEVNDYVYRVYPNSYAVRGGIKIVPQLMRVLKVVSDYGFAICNKGGDVGMTEALNDLIAKEKFDLVIGVDAGGDVLANGDEKGLGSPLIDSISLASLVSLNSMSILGIIGAGSDGELDHNYVLKRISEVAKIGGLLDSKGIDEDTAKIMEEALKIVNTEASRIPFEAFHGLYGEVKIRNGTRNVYVTPTSSIMFFLDPKKLSQISGIYKIVIGSKSLDEANERFHKFGIYTEYDFEKDLFEKFGFNSRNAKYDDLQRIREEGISRVKSGNVFNS; translated from the coding sequence ATGAAGGCTTTAGTCTTTGGAATAGGTGGAGGCGGAGATATTTTATCGGCATTGTTGCCTTATACGTATTACAGAAAGCTAGGATATGAAGTTAAATTGGGAGCGGTAGTATGGGAAAGATATGTTGAAGATCCTCTGCCTGGACCTATATGTAAGGAGGATTTAACTAATTTCGATGAGGTAAATGATTATGTTTACAGAGTATATCCGAATTCTTACGCAGTAAGAGGAGGAATAAAAATAGTACCGCAGTTAATGAGAGTTTTAAAGGTAGTGTCGGACTACGGTTTTGCAATATGCAACAAAGGAGGAGACGTAGGAATGACAGAAGCTTTGAATGATCTCATAGCTAAGGAGAAATTCGATCTAGTAATAGGAGTTGATGCTGGAGGAGATGTTTTAGCTAATGGCGATGAGAAGGGTTTAGGTAGCCCATTAATAGACTCAATTTCTTTAGCATCCTTAGTTTCACTCAATTCAATGTCTATTCTAGGAATTATAGGCGCAGGAAGTGATGGTGAGCTTGATCATAATTACGTATTAAAGAGGATTTCCGAGGTTGCAAAGATAGGCGGTTTACTCGATTCTAAAGGAATAGACGAGGATACAGCAAAAATTATGGAGGAGGCATTAAAAATTGTGAATACTGAGGCATCGAGAATACCTTTTGAGGCATTCCACGGCTTATACGGTGAAGTGAAAATTAGGAACGGAACCAGGAATGTTTATGTAACTCCAACGTCTTCCATCATGTTCTTCTTAGACCCTAAGAAGTTATCTCAAATTTCAGGAATTTATAAAATAGTAATAGGCTCTAAAAGTTTAGATGAGGCTAATGAACGGTTCCATAAATTTGGGATATATACTGAATACGATTTTGAAAAAGATTTATTTGAAAAATTTGGATTTAATTCTAGAAATGCAAAATATGATGATTTACAAAGGATAAGAGAAGAAGGTATTTCAAGAGTAAAATCTGGAAATGTTTTTAATTCTTAA
- a CDS encoding KH domain-containing protein, protein MFVSVQDEKINAVKSLIPKLKELSGVEIIYDENTKTFNVESSQNPYEAIKVISVIRAIGLGFSVDESLKLLSDDYMLDVIDLKQILGSNPDTLRRIKGRIIGENGKAKKIIQEYTGVSISITDHYVSIIGIYDQVQIARKAIEMLIEGREHSTVYKYLDKAEAELVYLSKNRSYNLK, encoded by the coding sequence ATGTTCGTTAGCGTACAAGATGAGAAAATAAATGCTGTAAAATCCCTTATACCTAAATTGAAGGAACTTAGCGGGGTCGAAATAATCTACGATGAAAACACTAAAACTTTTAACGTTGAATCCTCTCAAAATCCTTACGAGGCAATCAAAGTAATTTCAGTTATAAGGGCTATAGGCCTTGGATTTTCAGTAGATGAGTCATTAAAATTACTTTCAGACGATTATATGCTTGATGTTATAGATTTAAAACAAATATTGGGAAGCAATCCAGATACCTTAAGAAGAATAAAAGGTAGAATTATAGGTGAAAACGGTAAAGCGAAGAAAATAATTCAAGAATATACTGGTGTTTCAATATCTATAACAGATCATTACGTTTCAATTATAGGAATTTATGATCAAGTTCAGATAGCTAGAAAGGCAATAGAAATGCTAATAGAAGGAAGAGAACACTCTACTGTTTATAAATACCTGGACAAAGCTGAAGCAGAACTAGTTTACTTATCAAAGAACAGGTCTTATAATCTCAAGTGA
- a CDS encoding serine protein kinase RIO: protein MKLFEKKKVEKRRKDEDLFKVVDSTLSPKTYLLLEEIASRLNIDYYLGAISSGKEAKVYPAKTADGKYYAVKIYYISTSASKRAIQKYTFGDKRFEDIKATNTRKLIITWARKEFKNLSIMYEAGVNVPKPIWVEENILVMDFIGENGFRAPLLKELSEEEISKDLYDEVISQLEIMVNKAKLIHGDLSEYNIMVWDKVYIIDVSQAISIESESSIDLLIRDIENVNRFFSSKGIEVYSTEDILKRLNITK from the coding sequence ATAAAATTGTTTGAAAAGAAAAAAGTTGAAAAAAGGAGAAAAGATGAGGATCTTTTTAAAGTAGTTGATTCTACCCTAAGTCCTAAAACTTACTTATTATTAGAGGAAATTGCAAGCAGGTTAAATATTGATTATTATTTAGGTGCTATTTCTTCAGGAAAAGAAGCTAAAGTTTATCCTGCGAAGACTGCCGATGGTAAGTATTATGCAGTAAAAATATATTATATTTCAACTTCAGCCTCAAAAAGGGCAATCCAAAAGTATACTTTTGGTGATAAAAGATTTGAAGATATAAAAGCTACAAATACAAGAAAACTTATAATTACGTGGGCAAGAAAAGAATTCAAAAATTTAAGTATCATGTATGAGGCTGGGGTAAACGTTCCCAAACCAATTTGGGTCGAAGAAAACATACTAGTTATGGATTTTATTGGTGAAAATGGATTTAGAGCACCGCTTTTGAAGGAACTTTCAGAGGAAGAAATAAGCAAAGACTTATACGATGAGGTAATCTCTCAGCTTGAAATAATGGTTAATAAAGCAAAGCTCATTCACGGAGATTTAAGCGAATATAATATAATGGTTTGGGATAAAGTTTATATTATAGACGTAAGTCAAGCAATTTCGATAGAAAGTGAAAGCTCAATTGATTTATTGATTAGAGACATAGAAAACGTGAATAGGTTTTTCTCATCTAAGGGTATTGAAGTTTACTCTACTGAAGATATTTTAAAGAGATTAAATATAACTAAATGA
- a CDS encoding translation initiation factor aIF-1A — protein sequence MPKKDPEVPVREVMKPAEGEVICVVKKMLGAEHIIVLCVDGKQRTARIPGRMRKKTWIKEGDVVLVAPWDFQPDKADIMHKYMHDEIKKLLDEGVIDKEVLDQLRG from the coding sequence TTGCCTAAAAAAGATCCGGAAGTACCGGTTAGGGAAGTAATGAAGCCTGCAGAGGGCGAAGTAATCTGCGTGGTTAAGAAAATGTTAGGAGCTGAACATATAATTGTTCTTTGCGTTGATGGTAAGCAAAGAACTGCCAGAATACCTGGTAGAATGAGGAAGAAAACTTGGATAAAAGAAGGGGATGTTGTATTAGTCGCCCCTTGGGATTTTCAGCCTGATAAAGCAGATATCATGCATAAATACATGCACGATGAAATAAAGAAGTTACTCGACGAAGGTGTAATTGACAAAGAAGTATTAGATCAATTAAGAGGATAA
- a CDS encoding thiolase family protein: MTEVYIASAVRTPVGKFGGVFKDISPVDLGATAIKEALKRANVDPKRVDIAIMGNILRAAFGQDLARQAAVKAGIPYEVDGYSVDMVCSSGMMSITNAVELIKTGDADIVVAGGMESMSQAALAVRSNVRWGVKMLMGKQLDFVDTMLMDGLTDPFNMKLMGEEADMVAKAHNFTRQELDEVAYQSHKRAAEATEKGLVASEIVPVEVNGNLVSKDEGIRADTSIEKLSKLRPAFSKDGFHTAGNSSQLSDGASALVLMSEKAVKEFGVDPLAKVLGFSWAGIESWKFTEAPIFAVKKLLQKLNTDISKFDYFENNEAFAVNSVLANRYLGIPYDKLNVFGGAIALGHPIGASGARIVTTLINVLSKMKGERGIASICHGTGGSTAMAIELLRPL; encoded by the coding sequence ATGACAGAAGTTTACATAGCTTCGGCAGTTAGAACTCCAGTAGGAAAATTTGGAGGAGTATTCAAGGATATAAGCCCAGTAGATTTAGGAGCTACAGCAATAAAAGAAGCGTTAAAGAGAGCTAACGTTGATCCTAAAAGGGTTGACATAGCAATTATGGGTAATATATTAAGGGCCGCATTCGGTCAAGACTTAGCAAGGCAAGCAGCAGTTAAAGCCGGAATTCCGTACGAGGTCGACGGATATTCTGTGGATATGGTTTGCTCCTCTGGAATGATGAGCATAACTAACGCTGTTGAACTAATAAAGACTGGAGATGCAGATATCGTAGTAGCTGGAGGAATGGAAAGCATGAGCCAAGCAGCACTCGCAGTGAGGTCTAACGTTAGGTGGGGCGTCAAAATGCTTATGGGTAAGCAATTAGATTTCGTGGATACTATGCTCATGGACGGATTAACTGATCCGTTTAACATGAAACTAATGGGAGAAGAAGCAGATATGGTAGCTAAGGCTCATAATTTTACTAGGCAAGAACTAGACGAAGTAGCTTATCAAAGCCATAAGAGGGCAGCAGAAGCAACGGAAAAGGGTTTAGTTGCTAGCGAAATAGTCCCAGTAGAGGTTAACGGAAATTTAGTATCTAAAGATGAGGGAATAAGGGCAGATACTTCTATAGAAAAATTATCTAAACTAAGACCTGCCTTTAGCAAAGACGGTTTTCATACTGCTGGTAATTCTTCGCAATTATCTGATGGTGCTTCCGCTCTTGTCTTAATGAGCGAAAAAGCAGTAAAAGAGTTTGGAGTAGATCCTTTAGCTAAAGTTCTAGGATTCTCTTGGGCAGGAATAGAGAGCTGGAAATTCACTGAAGCACCTATCTTTGCAGTAAAGAAACTTTTACAGAAATTGAATACAGATATTTCAAAGTTTGATTATTTTGAGAATAATGAAGCATTTGCCGTTAATAGCGTTTTAGCTAATAGATATCTAGGTATTCCTTACGATAAACTTAACGTTTTTGGCGGAGCTATAGCTTTAGGTCATCCAATAGGTGCAAGCGGTGCAAGAATAGTAACTACCTTAATAAACGTTTTATCTAAAATGAAAGGAGAAAGAGGAATTGCAAGTATTTGTCACGGTACTGGAGGTTCTACTGCAATGGCTATTGAACTTTTAAGACCTCTATAA
- a CDS encoding tRNA (N(6)-L-threonylcarbamoyladenosine(37)-C(2))-methylthiotransferase produces MKVYFETYGCALNRGDTYIMMTLLRQRNHEIVMNPKEADVIVLNTCDVRLETGERMKSRIKELRKFGKKLVVAGCFSGAEPGIVKTLAPDASIIGPQALTKIVNAVEGEKVFSINAERSEIAPRIFEGKISIIPIADGCAGDCSFCITKLARRTLRSYSMRNIVEAVKEAVKNGAVEIELTGQDAAAYGLDISGGIKLSDLLNEVVNVEGDFMVRIGMMTPEQFARDIDGILDVMENPKMFKFLHLPVQSGDNNVLKIMNRKYTVDEYKDLVREARNKIPNVNITTDIIVGHPGEDENAFQNTLQLMKEIKFERVHLAMYSIRPNTRSALMRQIPDAVKKERMKIAYKLYEDLSLSIHREYLNKRMKVIATEEGKKDSIIGRTLNYIPVVLEGVEIGKWYDVEIIDYSFFDLKGVVV; encoded by the coding sequence ATGAAGGTATACTTTGAAACTTATGGTTGTGCGCTAAATAGAGGAGATACATACATAATGATGACTTTACTAAGGCAGAGAAATCACGAAATTGTTATGAATCCTAAAGAAGCAGACGTTATAGTACTAAACACTTGTGACGTTAGACTTGAAACCGGAGAAAGAATGAAATCCAGAATAAAAGAACTGAGGAAATTTGGCAAAAAACTAGTGGTTGCAGGATGTTTCTCTGGTGCAGAGCCAGGTATAGTAAAAACGTTGGCTCCGGACGCATCAATAATAGGTCCTCAAGCCCTAACAAAGATAGTTAATGCTGTTGAAGGAGAAAAAGTATTTTCAATAAATGCCGAAAGAAGCGAAATAGCTCCTAGGATCTTTGAAGGTAAAATTTCCATAATACCTATTGCTGACGGTTGCGCAGGAGATTGCAGTTTTTGTATTACAAAACTAGCTAGAAGGACACTAAGAAGTTATTCAATGAGAAATATTGTAGAAGCAGTAAAAGAAGCAGTGAAGAACGGTGCCGTTGAAATAGAATTAACTGGTCAAGATGCAGCTGCTTATGGATTAGATATTAGTGGAGGAATAAAGCTTTCTGATCTACTCAATGAAGTAGTAAATGTAGAAGGCGATTTTATGGTAAGAATTGGTATGATGACTCCGGAGCAGTTTGCAAGGGATATTGATGGAATTCTTGATGTAATGGAAAATCCCAAAATGTTTAAATTCCTGCATTTGCCCGTCCAAAGCGGAGACAACAATGTCCTAAAGATTATGAATAGGAAGTATACAGTAGATGAATACAAGGATCTTGTAAGAGAAGCTAGAAATAAGATACCTAACGTTAATATAACCACTGATATTATTGTGGGTCACCCTGGAGAAGATGAGAATGCTTTTCAAAATACACTTCAGCTTATGAAAGAAATTAAATTTGAAAGGGTTCATTTAGCAATGTATTCCATAAGACCTAATACTAGAAGTGCGTTAATGAGACAGATTCCAGATGCAGTAAAGAAAGAGAGAATGAAGATAGCTTATAAATTATATGAAGATCTTTCTCTCTCAATTCATAGGGAGTATTTAAATAAGAGAATGAAAGTAATAGCGACTGAAGAAGGTAAGAAAGATTCAATAATAGGAAGAACGCTTAATTATATTCCGGTAGTTTTAGAAGGAGTAGAAATTGGGAAATGGTATGACGTAGAAATAATTGATTATTCATTCTTTGATCTAAAAGGAGTTGTTGTTTAA
- a CDS encoding translation initiation factor IF-2 subunit beta, with translation MEDYEYLLDRVYSKLPKKSQVSETQTLPSLIIFNVGNATIIRNFSEYCDRIRREDKLCMKYLLKELAAAGSINDSGQLYIQGKFSSSVINTLMERFLRTYVQCSTCKSLDTVLIKEGKIWYIQCLACGAKNPVKPL, from the coding sequence ATGGAAGATTATGAGTATCTTTTAGATAGAGTTTACTCAAAATTACCTAAGAAGTCACAAGTAAGCGAAACACAGACGTTGCCTTCCCTTATAATTTTTAATGTAGGAAATGCTACAATTATAAGGAATTTTAGTGAATATTGTGATAGAATACGTAGGGAGGACAAACTTTGCATGAAGTACCTGCTTAAGGAATTAGCAGCTGCAGGGTCAATAAACGACTCTGGGCAACTTTACATACAAGGTAAATTCTCTTCATCGGTAATAAATACATTAATGGAGAGATTCTTAAGAACTTACGTCCAGTGCAGTACATGTAAAAGCCTAGATACTGTTCTAATTAAAGAAGGTAAAATATGGTATATACAATGCTTAGCTTGTGGTGCCAAGAATCCAGTAAAACCATTGTGA
- a CDS encoding DUF424 family protein, translating to MKVILNVIRQNEHVFVNVCEKELLGKEFRNDKVILNVNEEFYGGDEVDMEYAFSLFNEATVVSIVGNFLVEEAIRRGYVHKNAILEVKGVKFAQVYNL from the coding sequence ATGAAAGTAATCTTAAACGTAATTAGGCAAAACGAACATGTATTTGTTAATGTTTGTGAGAAAGAACTGCTAGGAAAGGAATTTAGGAATGATAAAGTTATACTTAATGTAAATGAGGAATTTTACGGAGGAGATGAGGTTGATATGGAATACGCATTTTCCTTATTTAATGAGGCAACAGTAGTTAGTATTGTAGGAAATTTTTTAGTTGAGGAAGCAATAAGGAGAGGATACGTTCACAAGAACGCTATCCTTGAGGTTAAAGGAGTAAAGTTTGCACAAGTTTATAACTTGTGA
- a CDS encoding 60S ribosomal export protein NMD3 translates to MSKKFCIVCGKEDVELIDNMCPSCYIKTKKLVEFPPVILGRLCKICNAEWIDGKWIRLAETEYDAVRDLILRYLAKEIKLDKNVKDYRIDVIKKWKERNGRSFTEIVIEGKVGSKAFRLKKKVELRLNYSICDDCLKRKSGYYEAIIQLRGKKEFSEEKRALFESFFTNETVHSISDVKISREGIDYYFINKTAAKRLISTVTSIVSAEIVESYENETIKNGKREAKLVISVRI, encoded by the coding sequence ATGTCGAAAAAATTCTGCATAGTTTGCGGTAAGGAAGATGTAGAACTTATAGATAACATGTGTCCTTCATGTTATATTAAAACCAAGAAGTTAGTAGAATTTCCTCCAGTAATTTTAGGCAGACTATGCAAAATATGTAATGCAGAATGGATAGACGGAAAATGGATTAGATTAGCTGAAACTGAATATGATGCTGTAAGAGATTTAATCTTAAGGTATTTAGCTAAAGAAATAAAACTTGATAAAAATGTCAAGGATTATAGGATTGATGTAATTAAAAAATGGAAGGAGAGAAATGGAAGAAGCTTTACTGAAATAGTAATTGAAGGAAAAGTAGGAAGTAAGGCATTCAGATTAAAGAAGAAAGTTGAACTAAGGTTGAACTATTCCATTTGTGATGATTGCTTAAAGAGGAAATCTGGATATTATGAGGCAATAATTCAACTGAGAGGAAAAAAGGAGTTTTCTGAAGAAAAAAGAGCATTGTTTGAATCATTTTTTACAAACGAGACTGTGCACTCTATATCCGACGTGAAAATAAGTAGAGAGGGCATTGATTATTATTTCATAAATAAGACTGCAGCTAAGAGATTAATTTCTACTGTAACATCAATAGTAAGTGCAGAAATTGTAGAAAGCTATGAAAATGAAACTATAAAAAATGGTAAAAGGGAGGCTAAACTTGTCATTTCAGTAAGAATTTAA
- the rnhB gene encoding ribonuclease HII, producing MDEAGRGCIIGPMIIAGVIVDEKIEGILKEIGVKDSKMLSREKREKLFDFISDFAEAYIVNKAYPEEIDSNNLNDLTYMKIIQIIYASLPFQPRVVTIDKVGNEEIVIEKIRELGLKDNVVYEADVNFIEASAASIIAKVIRDRIIDSLKKIYGDFGSGYPSDPKTRQWITEMYEKDKNNPPPIIRRTWKTLLKIAPNYHISKGELYGY from the coding sequence ATAGACGAGGCAGGAAGGGGCTGTATAATAGGCCCTATGATTATAGCTGGAGTTATAGTAGATGAGAAAATAGAAGGAATTTTGAAAGAAATAGGCGTTAAGGATAGTAAAATGTTAAGTAGAGAAAAGAGAGAGAAACTGTTTGATTTTATTTCAGATTTTGCTGAGGCTTACATTGTAAATAAGGCATACCCTGAGGAAATAGATTCCAATAATCTTAATGATCTTACTTACATGAAAATAATTCAGATAATTTACGCCTCGTTACCTTTTCAACCAAGAGTAGTTACAATAGATAAAGTAGGTAATGAAGAAATTGTGATAGAGAAAATTAGGGAGTTAGGTTTAAAAGATAATGTGGTATATGAGGCAGATGTAAACTTCATTGAAGCGAGCGCTGCTAGCATAATAGCTAAAGTAATAAGAGATAGGATAATAGATTCCTTAAAAAAGATTTACGGAGATTTCGGTAGTGGATACCCTTCTGATCCCAAGACTAGACAATGGATCACTGAAATGTATGAAAAAGATAAAAATAATCCTCCACCTATAATAAGGAGGACGTGGAAAACTTTACTTAAGATAGCTCCCAATTACCATATTAGTAAAGGTGAACTTTATGGTTACTAA
- a CDS encoding TGS domain-containing protein, which produces MVTNLPAEAKAKWLRVMDAKTPEEKIRAIQDFLSYVPKHKGTENLVYWARRRLAELREESERQRKKKSGSFSFFVEKEGAGQIIVLGREELKNPLVRKITNVKQDPKDFPIPAMTYYEDVGIQLVNPPPVILDSKLIVSKIIGLIRNTDGLLFVVEDKNEFLKFKEFLESNNIILGKPKGRVIIERLRSGKEGIRIILLGKLVNTNENEIRKYLQDFGLKSAIIKILGEVSLDDVEKSIFETVSYKPAVIVSLNPFEYPNIPVLTKIENIPKYLFDTLDIIRVYTKELGEEPSKDPLILKKGSTVLDVAKKLHSSLYENFKYARIWGKSAKFPGQKVGEDHVLEDKDIVEIHTK; this is translated from the coding sequence ATGGTTACTAATCTTCCTGCTGAGGCCAAGGCTAAATGGTTAAGAGTAATGGACGCTAAAACTCCTGAGGAAAAAATTAGAGCAATACAAGATTTTCTAAGTTATGTCCCAAAACATAAAGGCACAGAAAACTTAGTTTACTGGGCTAGGAGAAGATTAGCAGAACTTAGAGAAGAATCTGAAAGACAGAGAAAAAAGAAATCGGGTAGCTTTTCTTTCTTTGTAGAAAAAGAAGGGGCCGGTCAAATTATTGTGTTAGGAAGGGAAGAGCTGAAGAATCCGTTAGTTAGAAAAATAACTAACGTAAAACAAGATCCTAAGGATTTTCCTATACCTGCAATGACTTATTATGAAGACGTAGGTATACAATTAGTTAATCCTCCTCCAGTTATTCTTGATTCAAAACTTATTGTAAGTAAGATAATAGGATTGATAAGAAATACTGATGGTTTGTTATTTGTAGTTGAGGATAAAAATGAATTCCTTAAGTTCAAAGAATTTCTTGAAAGTAATAACATAATTCTAGGAAAGCCTAAGGGTAGAGTAATAATTGAAAGATTAAGAAGCGGGAAGGAAGGTATAAGAATAATACTTTTAGGAAAATTAGTTAACACAAACGAGAATGAAATTAGAAAATATTTACAGGATTTTGGTCTAAAGTCTGCAATCATTAAAATATTGGGAGAAGTTAGCCTTGATGATGTAGAAAAGTCAATATTCGAGACTGTTAGTTATAAGCCGGCAGTAATAGTTTCCTTGAATCCTTTTGAGTATCCTAACATACCAGTATTGACAAAAATTGAAAATATACCAAAATATTTGTTCGATACTTTAGATATAATCAGAGTTTACACTAAAGAGCTTGGAGAAGAGCCTAGTAAAGATCCCCTCATTTTAAAAAAAGGTTCCACAGTTTTGGATGTTGCTAAAAAACTTCATTCATCTTTGTATGAGAATTTCAAGTATGCAAGAATTTGGGGTAAATCAGCTAAATTTCCCGGACAAAAAGTGGGAGAAGACCATGTTTTAGAGGATAAAGATATTGTAGAAATCCATACAAAATAG